The Moorena producens PAL-8-15-08-1 genomic interval AATCGTCCTGCTTGCTGGTAGTGGCTTCATTGAGCTATACACCTATAAATCCACCTTTGGCGCTAACCTCTGGGGTGACTATGGAGTCCTCCTGGCTTGGGGGTTTGGTGCCGAAGCCAGTCGGGATGCCATTGCAAAAGTCGTGGCAAATTTGGACTTACCAGGATTGACATAATCACTCGATCAGGTTAGCAGGTTGAAGGTTAGCAGGTTGAAGGTTAGCAGGTTGAAGGTTAGCAGGTTGAAGGTTAGCAGGTTGAAGGTTAGCAGGTTGAAGGTTAGCAGGTTGAAGGTTAGCAGGTTGAAGGTTAGCAGGTTAGCACGTTGAACGCGATCGCTGAAAGCGGGACTTCGTCCATCGCGTTCAACCAAACCACCTTGGCCTTTGGCCACGCGCTTCGCAGCAAAGCGGGACTTCGTCCATCGCGTTCAACCAAACCACCTTGGCCTTTGGCCACGCGTTCGCGTTCAACCTTCAACCAAACCACCTTCAACCAAACCACCTTGGCCTTTGGCCACGCGTTCGCGTTCAACCTTCAACCTTCAACCTTCAACCTAAAAACCTTCAACCTTCAACCTTCAACCTTGGCCTTTGGCCACGCGTTCGCGTTCAACCCCCAAAGGCGAACAACCGAACATAAGGAATTAAATTAATAGGTACCAATAGGTTGTTAAATGGGTGTTACTTGGGCAAATTGACTGGGAACTATATAACTGTAACCACATTGGATTTGTCAGTCAATCAGGATTAACGTGTCAAACACAGAATCGTTAAGTGTCGAGATAAAACAAGCTTTTCTTCGATTAATTGCCCAGCAGACAGGATTAGTTATTAAAGAAGCAGACCAAGACAATTTAATTGAAACCATCCTTGTGAGAATGAAATTTCTCAAATTTGGTTCCCCAGAAAGTTACTATCAACTCTTAAGATCTCCCACTATAGAAAGTCATCAAGAATGGCAAAAGCTGGTTATCTTACTGACTAATACTGAAACTTACTTTTGGCGAGATAAAGGTCAGTTTAATACCTTAAAAAACTACATTATTCCAAAAATAAGTGAACAGCAAAATAACCACAAAACAATTCGGATTTGCAGTGCAGGTTGTTCAACGGGAGAAGAACCTTATTCTCTGGCCATTTTACTCCATAAACTTATTCCTGACTTAGAAAAATGGAAGGTTAAAATTTTTGGTATAGACATTAATAAATATGCCCTAGAAACTGCAAAAAAAGGAATTTACAGTTCTTGGTCATTTAGAAATATCCATCCAGACATAAAGCGTGACTATTTTCGGATCATTAACAATTCCTATCACATCGATAATCGGATCAAAAAAATGGTCACGTTTAAAACGGTTAATTTAGTCAAAGATTCATTTAATAAGCAAAACTATGATCTAAAAGACCTTGACTTACTTATTTGCCGTAATGTTTTCATTTACTTTGAAGATTCAGCTAAAGCCAAAGTTTTAGATAAATTTTATGATACCCTCAAACCCTTAGGATATCTCCTCACAGGTCATGCTGAACTATATGGTCATAATTTAAGCAAGTTTCAGACAAAAGTATTTCCAGAATCCCTAGTCTATCAACGTAGAGCCGATAATTTCATCCTTAAAACACCTCCTCTGGTATCCCTCACCAGTGAGGAAAAGTCTCCTCAAGTAAAAAACTTATCATTAGAGGTCTTGCAGAAGTCACCACCTTCGGAACGGCAACCGATAACAGCAGAATTTAGTAATACACAAAAAACTAATGTTGCAAGAGATATATGGTCGGTTGATGATACCCCTATCAACCTAATCAAGTCTCAAGAAAATACAAAGTTACAAAAAACTGCTAAGGAGGTGATCATAGAAGTAGAAAGACTTTTACAAAAAGAGGCTTATGATTTAGCAATTCAACAATTAAAAAACTTTCTAAAAATACATTCTAATAATTTTCATGCTTATTACCTGATGGCTCAAATTAACGCCAATCTCGGTAAATATGAAGAAGCAATTAACTATTGTCAAAAAGCTTTAGATATAGATTACCTTTCTGTTAATCCCTATTACTTGTTAGCACAAATTGCTGAAGAACAAGGAAATCTAGTAGAAGCCAAACGAATTTTTAAAAAAATTATTTATCTTGAACCCTCTTCTATTAAGCCTTACTTAGATCTGAGCCATATTTATCAGAAGGAAAGAAATCAAAAACAAACCCGAAAAATGAAGCAAGCAGTTATTAATATACTCAAGCAATTATCTCCCAAAACTATAATAAAAGACTATGATAATCTGACGGCTGCTGAACTAATTATCAAAATGGAAACAGAATTAAACGATTATTAACTATAGCAAAGGGAGCAGGGAGCAGGGAGCAGGGAGCAGGGAACAGGGAACAGGGAACAGGGAACAGGAAACAATAATTATCACAATTACTAGAGGGATTGCTATATACAATTAATCCGGTAAATTAGTTAATTTAAAATTGATCATTGATAGTTAATATTTAGTCAATAGAGCCAGAAAATGAAAGAGTGTCACTATCTCACTTTTAGCTTAAATAACTGCCTTTATGGCGTCAGCACTGTTTACGTAGAAGAGATTTTTTTTCTGCCAGAGTTGACACCGATTCCAGAAGCAGATCCTGATATCGTTGGTGTGATTAATCTCCGGGGAGAGATTTTGCCAGTCATGGATCTTAATCTCAGCTTTAATTATCAATCACCAGGCTATCGCTTAACAGATAGTGTAGTAGTTTTAAAATCGGAAAAGGTACGAGTAGGCATCATTGTTAATGAAGTCTATGAAGTAAGACATATATCCCCGTCGGAAATTAGCACTGAACTTTATCATGGTCGAGACTGGGCAAGAGTTGAGGAAAAAAAATTCATCGCTGGTATTGCCAGGAGTGGAGAAGATATTTTAATCCTGAGTAATCCAGAGAGTTTACTCCAGTATGTAGAGACACAAAAGCTTGCCTCCGCTGAAGACTCCCTGGAAAAAGAAATTCAGGATAATAATCACCATGAATCTGAATTATTATTAGTCCAAAAGCCTGTATTTTGCCCAAATGCTACTCGGTCAGAACGAGACGTTTTTCGTAAACGAGCTGATCAGCTAAGGCAGTCGGAAGACAGTCAAGATGTAAAGGATTTAATACCCCTAGCGATAATTATTTTACATGGTGAATTATTTGGGATTGATTTAAAAATGGTGAGGGAGTTTACCCCTATTGGCAAAGTCACTCCCATTCCCTGCTGTCCAGCCCATATCATTGGGAACATGAACCTACGAGGGGAGATTCTTACGTTAGTTGATATTCGCAGAGTATTAAATCTACCGCTGATGGAGAGAATTGATAGTTCTCAAGCAATGGTTGTAAAGCTTGAGGATATCGTTGCTGGTATAACCATGGAAGAGGTATGTGATGTAATTTTCCTGAATCCACAGGAAATAACAGCAGTGCCAACTGGGATCAATTCAGGTCAATATGAATACATTCAGGGAGTAGCTCCCTATCAGGAAAAAATAATGAGTATTCTGAATTTGCAACAAATTTTACTGAATGGTGGGTTAGTTATTAATCATTAGACCTCTTGTAATCCAACATATAAGCTTGATCATACTGATCAGCTACACTCAACTTAGTTACCCCTACTCCGAAGCTCCCGCGAACCCCAAGGGCGGGGTACCTCACCAAATTGAGAACTGCTATAAGTGATTAATGGGTAGCAATATTTTTTTGAAATTGGTATAGCGGGTTTTATCCTAATGAGGTACGCATATTTTTTTCTATCTCCCCTGAGCGAAAGTTCCCGATTCCCGATTCCCGATTCCCGATTCCCGATTCCCGATTCCCGACTTTTCTAAACTTTTGATTAGATATTTATTAATTATTCGTAGCAATTCTTGGGAATCTGGGGGCTTACCTAAAAAATCCGTTGCGCCGACTAGTCTAGCCCGGGCGCGGTCAATTGTGGTATTCTGAGCTGTCAGGATAATAATCGGGGTCTTATTGAAAACTGGGGATTCTCGCAAAAATTTACAGACGCTATAGCCATTTGCATTTGGCATATTCAGGTCTAGCAAAATTAAATCAGGTTTGTGTTCAATCAGTTGGGAGAAACCTCGCATCGGTTCTTCAATACTCAACATTTGATAACCGGCTGGTATCAAGATTGTTTTTAAACTGTGAGCCAACACAGGACTATCATCAATACAGGCGATTAAAGGCTGTTTCTTGGCGGATTTGGTCGGCTGAGTTTCTGATGGGGGTGGCGTTCTTACAACTGGTGGGTTGACAGGGGCTTTGACAGGTGGATTGACAGGGGCTTTGACTGGTGGGTTGACAGGGACTTTGACTGGCGCTTTGGCAGTTGGTAGTTGTAAATCTGGAATCCTTTGGAATTCCAGCATACTCTTCTCAACCAAAGGGAGCAAAGAGCGAGTCACCTCTGTCACCGATGTTTTTTGCTCCCAGGCAATATCCCACAGGGTTAACTTACCATTGAGATACTTGTTCAAACCTGGGAGCAGTTTAGGATCTGTTCCAGGTTTCAAAACTGGTGAGAGATTGGGGCTGAGGTGACCAAAATCAGCAGCTTGCCATTCTTGGTAATTCTGGTTTGCTTGAGCGAGAACAGTTTGGATTTCCCTGGAAGACAAGGCTAAACCCATGCCAAGAGTCGATGTTTTTTCTTGACTCGGTTGCCAGTTGTTTTGTAAGTCTGTGTAGCCACTTAGTTCAAAAAAACATTCTTGGACAATGGAACGAATCATTAACTTTGCTTGGATTAGGCTCAGTTGCTTTTGGTTAATTCCTTGCTCTAGAAGCTGATATTCCCAGGGCTGATAGTCCGACTTCTCGTAGAGTTCAACAACATAGTTAGGGCAATGGGACTTTAAGGCTCTGTAAAAGCGCCTCACAGGATGAAGGCCATCGGTGGCATAGAGCAATTGACCATAGACAAGGTAAACTTTCCAAACGACGCTATGGTTGCTTAGAGTTAGCTCTCCAATAGTTCTCTGTTTACCTAATTTTTCTAATTCTTCAATCAGTCTTATTAGTATCATTTTTACTGGTTAACTGTACTGGTTAAGGGATAAATCTCAGGAGTTACATATCTATAGTTCCCAGCAATTTAGCCCCAAGTAACAGCTTCCGGTTCAAAATGGATTAAGAATGATAAATCATCAGTGATTATAGTACTACTCATTAAGCTTAGGACATTGATAAAAGCTGAAAAGCTGTTGTAGTAAGCTTTTGCCTTTTGCCTCTTGCCTCTTGCCTGGCGCGTAGCGCTATATCTGTTGTTCATCATTTACCGTTCTGTACTTATTTGTAGCTATTGACACCGAATCCGCCCATGATTTTCCCCCTAAGCACCCAGACGAGAACGAAGTTGCGGCTATACAAACTTTGTTATAAAGAGGGTTTTTAAGCCGGATTTAGTATCACAGCTAACTGTAGTGGAGTGACAAGTGTTTAACCGTCGCTCCGTTGAAAATAATAAAATTCAGGGTCCGGTGAAAAATGGTCAAGTATGTAGTCTACAACGTTACGGATCAGAAATATGTGGCGGCTGTGAAAGCTGGCGAGACACGATACACAGAAAATGGCACAGAGGCACACCAATTTAACAGCGAGAATACAGCACAAATGATGAGTGAGAATCTCACCTTATTTAGTGGTCTGACTCATGTTGTCAAACCGATCCAGTAGTAAGCTAATGCGCTACGCGCACGCTGCGCGAACAGCTAATGCGCTACTTGAGGTGCTACTTGAGGTGATAGTATATAGCACTACGCATTAAAGTTAGGACATTGATACAAGCTCAAAAGCTGTTGTAGTCAACTTTTGCCTCTTGCCTCTTGCCTCTTGCCTTCCGCGTAGCGCTATATGACTGCTGATAGCTGACTGCTGATAGCTGACTGCTTAACCGGCCAAAAACAACAGACATTGTGACTTTGGCAATATTTGTTGGGAATTCTATGAGTGTAGCCTCAACAGATTGCTAAATCAATCAGTTTCCTCGCCTCTTATCCCATCCCCTAAAGAGGAATGGCTTTTCTATTGTGGATTCTCTAATTGTAGGTAACCAGCTATGTTTGCCAAATCTACCCAAAAATTTTTCAGCAAACTTCAGAATCAAATACTGCTCCTGCTGTTTTTAAGTAGTGTTATTCCCCTCTCTGTTGTGGGATGGTATAGTATTTCTTCCTCTAGCGATGCCTTATCAAACTTAGCTAAAAATGAGCTAGAGGAAGAGGTAGCTGACGAAGCCGGACATATCCTGGCATTTTTAAATTCTATCAATGATGATGTTCTGTTCTTGAGCAAAGTTCCCCCGATTCAAGGGATAATCCGAGCTAAAGCTGGTGGTGGAGTAGATAAGCAAGATAACTCTTCTTACGATACTTGGGTTAAGCGGTTGCAGACCATCTTTGCTGTGATGATGGAAGCGAAACCCTATTATATGGAGCTGAGGTATTTGGACGAGAAAGGCAATGAAATGGTGCGAGTCGATTCGGATGGCACTAAAATCATAGTTATCCCCAAAACCCAGCTAAAAAATAAAGCAAAGCGTTCATTTTTTAGTCAGACAATTAAGTTGTCTCCTGGCAGTATCTATGTGTCACCCGTGGAGCTGCATCGGGAAAATGGTGTGATTAAACAGCCTTATAAACCAGTGATTCGGTACGCTACACCGATTTTTGATTCAGCTGGAGTACAAAGAGGAATTGTGATCGCTAATGTATTTGCCGAGGAATTCATAAAATTTATTGCAGATACAGAATTAGCAGTCAAGGGAGAAGAGGCATTACTGGTCAATAAAGATGGCTACTACCTCTCTCATCCCAACCCCAAAAAGGAGTGGGGTTTTGAACTCAACACGGATCAGAACTTGAAAAAAGATTATCCGAAACACATTGCCCAGCAAATTCTCAGGGGTGAACAGGGACTGATTGACCAAGGAACTAATAAGCTGATCAGTTACTATAAAGTTGTTCCGAATGGCGAGCAGCGGCAACCGTTATTCGTTATCAATCACGTTTCTAAGGGGGAAGTTTTTGCCTCTGTCAACTCCTTTAAAATCCTGGCCAGCCTGATCATTTTGGTTGCTATAGCGGCAGTGCTGCCACTGGCAATGGTCAGGTTACGCCAACTGGTGAATCTGATTAAGCAACTGGTTAATGGCATCTCCACCTCTAGTCAGGAAATGTTTTCTACCCTCGAACAGCAAGAACGCATTGCTGGTCAACAAGCTGCCTCGGTGAATCAAACCACCATCACCATGGATGAGCTGGAAGCGTCTTGCCGACAGTCCGCTGAGCAAGCCGATGCTGCCGCTATTGCTGCAAAGCAGGCACTTCAGCTCACCCAGAACGGTACCCAAGCGGTGGGA includes:
- a CDS encoding CheR family methyltransferase codes for the protein MSNTESLSVEIKQAFLRLIAQQTGLVIKEADQDNLIETILVRMKFLKFGSPESYYQLLRSPTIESHQEWQKLVILLTNTETYFWRDKGQFNTLKNYIIPKISEQQNNHKTIRICSAGCSTGEEPYSLAILLHKLIPDLEKWKVKIFGIDINKYALETAKKGIYSSWSFRNIHPDIKRDYFRIINNSYHIDNRIKKMVTFKTVNLVKDSFNKQNYDLKDLDLLICRNVFIYFEDSAKAKVLDKFYDTLKPLGYLLTGHAELYGHNLSKFQTKVFPESLVYQRRADNFILKTPPLVSLTSEEKSPQVKNLSLEVLQKSPPSERQPITAEFSNTQKTNVARDIWSVDDTPINLIKSQENTKLQKTAKEVIIEVERLLQKEAYDLAIQQLKNFLKIHSNNFHAYYLMAQINANLGKYEEAINYCQKALDIDYLSVNPYYLLAQIAEEQGNLVEAKRIFKKIIYLEPSSIKPYLDLSHIYQKERNQKQTRKMKQAVINILKQLSPKTIIKDYDNLTAAELIIKMETELNDY
- a CDS encoding chemotaxis protein CheW, producing MKECHYLTFSLNNCLYGVSTVYVEEIFFLPELTPIPEADPDIVGVINLRGEILPVMDLNLSFNYQSPGYRLTDSVVVLKSEKVRVGIIVNEVYEVRHISPSEISTELYHGRDWARVEEKKFIAGIARSGEDILILSNPESLLQYVETQKLASAEDSLEKEIQDNNHHESELLLVQKPVFCPNATRSERDVFRKRADQLRQSEDSQDVKDLIPLAIIILHGELFGIDLKMVREFTPIGKVTPIPCCPAHIIGNMNLRGEILTLVDIRRVLNLPLMERIDSSQAMVVKLEDIVAGITMEEVCDVIFLNPQEITAVPTGINSGQYEYIQGVAPYQEKIMSILNLQQILLNGGLVINH
- a CDS encoding response regulator, which translates into the protein MILIRLIEELEKLGKQRTIGELTLSNHSVVWKVYLVYGQLLYATDGLHPVRRFYRALKSHCPNYVVELYEKSDYQPWEYQLLEQGINQKQLSLIQAKLMIRSIVQECFFELSGYTDLQNNWQPSQEKTSTLGMGLALSSREIQTVLAQANQNYQEWQAADFGHLSPNLSPVLKPGTDPKLLPGLNKYLNGKLTLWDIAWEQKTSVTEVTRSLLPLVEKSMLEFQRIPDLQLPTAKAPVKVPVNPPVKAPVNPPVKAPVNPPVVRTPPPSETQPTKSAKKQPLIACIDDSPVLAHSLKTILIPAGYQMLSIEEPMRGFSQLIEHKPDLILLDLNMPNANGYSVCKFLRESPVFNKTPIIILTAQNTTIDRARARLVGATDFLGKPPDSQELLRIINKYLIKSLEKSGIGNRESGIGNRESGTFAQGR
- a CDS encoding methyl-accepting chemotaxis protein, producing MFAKSTQKFFSKLQNQILLLLFLSSVIPLSVVGWYSISSSSDALSNLAKNELEEEVADEAGHILAFLNSINDDVLFLSKVPPIQGIIRAKAGGGVDKQDNSSYDTWVKRLQTIFAVMMEAKPYYMELRYLDEKGNEMVRVDSDGTKIIVIPKTQLKNKAKRSFFSQTIKLSPGSIYVSPVELHRENGVIKQPYKPVIRYATPIFDSAGVQRGIVIANVFAEEFIKFIADTELAVKGEEALLVNKDGYYLSHPNPKKEWGFELNTDQNLKKDYPKHIAQQILRGEQGLIDQGTNKLISYYKVVPNGEQRQPLFVINHVSKGEVFASVNSFKILASLIILVAIAAVLPLAMVRLRQLVNLIKQLVNGISTSSQEMFSTLEQQERIAGQQAASVNQTTITMDELEASCRQSAEQADAAAIAAKQALQLTQNGTQAVGETLHGMSTLEEKVDAIAQQSMRLSQQTNQIGDISELVSELANQTNMLALNASVEAVRAGEHGKGFAVVAAEIRKLADQSKQSAQKINVLVSQIQNEINSTVMVTDEGTKTVKTGVQIAQKTAQAFTGVADAVNNVVLNNQQISLNLKQQVDGIQQVLQAMSTVNKGAKETVIGITQSRVGTEQLKQAAVELKRMV